The genomic segment TGACCGCTTCTGATGCCTCTCATTGTTCTGTAATCCTGCGTCAGGCCGGTGGAGGATGAGCGGCCCGTCCGTAACGGCGTTCCTTCCGGCGGCGCCGACTCGGCCGCTCCCAGCTGGGCCGGCAGATCCAACGGGAGGCGGGGAGACCCCGACGCCGACTACGCGTCCTCGGGAGACGAGCTGGACGACGAGGACGCCGACTTCTACAGGTGGGTGATCCCCcagtgcccctcccctccccggcTCTTAACGCTCCGTGGTCTTCCTCAGCGAGTTCCCGCCCGTCGCCACCGAGCAGGAACGCAACGAGTACAAGCGGGAGTTTGACCGCAACCATCACGAGTACAAAGAGCTCCAGTCCGAGCTTGACGCCATCAACGGCAAACTCAGCGACGTGGACCGACAACTGGACGAGCTGCACAAAGGAAGCCCGCAGTACCTGGTCAGCATCTTCTGCCGTCACACAACACGTGTCAAATTGTGGCCCTGGAGAAAAGACGCAGGAAGTCTGCCATTTAGTTTACAAAGCGACCATTTGAAAGCCATCAGAAAAGCCATCATCCGAATAATGGAAGGTGATGTGTTTTCCACCAGGACGCTCTGGACGAGTACAACCGGATCAAGGACATGAAAAAGGTGAGTAAGTGTACTTGCAGCAAAGTGAAATGGCAAATAAGGCTGGCCTACAGCGATTCTTTCAGTCGCCGCTAGAGGGTGCCCACGTCGCGCATGTTGACAATCACCATGTTTGGTGCGTTGTGTTTTTAGTCTTCAGACTATCGCGCCAAGAAGAGGCGAAGCAAATACCTCAAGGCCAAACTCAACCACATCAAGAAGATGGTCAGCGACTACGACCGCAGAGCTTGAGacgtgccgccgccgccactggCGCCGCCACTGGCGCCGTCAGAACaaatgctcgctcgctcgctcgctcgctcgctcagccAGAAGGGGTCGGGCGGCCGGCGGCCACGTCATGGCTGGGCTGCCCGAGTCTTCCTGCCAGCTACGAACTCTTTTCAAGCAACAAGCTATATATTTCTCCTGATGAATTTTTGCATGACCAGTCAGTCCACGTGTATCGGACTAGCTATTTTTAACCAACTCGTGTACTTAAAGCTGtcgtttgtattttttatgagAATAAAATGCCAAGAAATGTTTACATTTACTTCCCGTGCGACATTTGTCGAAATTCGGTGCCACATTGTAAGTAATGAAAGCTTTCGGTCCGTTCTCGCCAAGGTTCCTTGTTTTGACATGTAGATAGTGAGTTTCAAACtttccgtttttttcctttcagcAATTCGAAGATCTCTTTGGAGTGCTCTCGCTTCCCCGCCGCCCCTGAAGGCAGCAGCACTTTGGAAGGTGACAATTTGGTGGGGCATGTCTCTCTTGagtagaaaagaaaagaaaaagtcgtTTCAACGGCTGTGGACGGACGGTGTCCGCGGGTAGTCGCTAAGCAGCCTAAACAGATTAGCAGCACATTGTGTCTCACTTGAGGTCAATACGGGTTCGTCCTTCCGCCGCCGCCAATCAAGGCCAGCAGACGCGCGCGCACGGATAACATCTGTCTACTCGCACACGCGTCGTCGACATGTGTTTGTTTGTCCGTTGTGGCTGGATGACTTTGAGACGGTCACGTGAACACGTTGATCTGGTGAAATGGCCACGGAGCGGATGCGTCTACTTCccggtgaatttttttttctcgttgaaTTTCTTTCACTTGACCTCTGAGGACTCTGAGTGCTCTGAATTCATCTTTCGAACGTATGAACCGAAGGGATACGTGGCAAATGTCACAATGGTCAACACACTTGGAAAAATGGATTTTGCGCATCAGCTGCCGTGTTGCCGTGCCGTTGCTGGTCGCGACCACGCAGGACGAGGCTTTCAAGCGTGCAGGCACTTTCGAAGTCGCGCATGTCAGTCAGGGTTTCGGATCCCGAGTGGCGTTTTCAATCGGCTCGGCGCGGCTCGTGCTCGCGCTCGCGTTCACGCTCGCCTGCCGCTGTCCCTTTAAGAGGACCCTAAAGCCGATTAGCGCTCATCCCGCCTCGCTTCCCGACTTCAACAGCCCCATTTGGTACTTTTGCCGACCGAGCGGACCTCCTCTGGCCTCTCCTCCTTCGCCGTCGCTGTGCGTTGCTTCCCACGTCGGGCGCGCGGATTCCTGCCGACGGAGCCATGACGCGCGCCGGCTCCCCGGGCAGCGCACCCTCGCCTCTCAGGCGCGCAAGTGCGAGCGAGTGAAGCGCGCGCGTGCACGCGCGTCCAGGTGCGTCCAGATGCAGAAGAGCGTGCGCTACAACGAGGGCCACGCCCTGCACCTGGCGCTGGCCGCCCGCAAGGAGGGCGCCAAGCGCGGCCCGGTCAGCAAACGCAGCTCGGAGAACGTCCGCTGGACGGATAAGTTCTTCGCGCTCTACCAGAACCTGCTCTTCTACTTCGACAACGAGCAGAGCGCGCGGCCGTCCGGCATGTACCTGCTGGAGGGATGCACGTGCGAACGCGCCCCCGCGCCCAAAGTGGCCTCCTCGCTTGGCGGCAGCAGGGACGCCCCCGAGAAGATGCAGGTACAAGGCATCTTTCCATCCGAGGCtacaggctggctggctggccggctggctggcattTGGCGCTCGTGCACGAGTCGGGGTCAGGCTTTTCCAAATTGAAGGCTTTCTATGGTGCTTGGCCTTGCGTGGGCTTCCGTGCGTCAGCCTGAGATGCCTAAGCGTGCTTGCGAGCTGGAGCACGGGGATTGCCATCGCTTCGGACTTTGTTGCCGACTCGTGGCGTGTTTGTTGAGTGACTTGGGCGCCCGGCAGACGCgtcgagacgagacgagaccagacgagacgagacgagacgagacgagactcTTAGTGGAGGGGGCGTGGCCCCTCTACTttacgcgcgtgtgcgtgtctcATTGTTTTGGTTCATCTTCAATCCATCTGGCTGCCGGGGAAGCCGCATTAAAGCGCACAAGCTGCCTTGCTTATGTAAGAAGAAGAACAACAACGCGCTCGCGCAAGCCTTTAAGCCTCCTGCTGGCTGGACGCTGGCACACGCTACCAAGTGTCATTCGAATACTCGCTTATGTTACATCATTACTACATGTGTGTGCAGTACTACTTCCTGGTGATGTTCGGCCACGATGGGCAGAAGCCTCTGGAGCTTCGCACTGAGGAGGAAGCCGACTGCAATGAGTGGGTGGACTGCATCCAGCAGGCCAGGTGAACATACGCACgatgcacaagcacaagcacaagcacaagcacatacGCACTCTGGTTCATTTCAACTTAGCTGCTTTCACTCATTCGCTTGGGTTGATGAAATGGGGAGTTCAGGTAAAAAGGAACAAGAGGGAAACGTTATGGCCAGAGTGTGATGTAACCTCTTTAGGTTGAACCTTGGCGAGTTGCGGCCTGTTGAATGATGCTATATGCTCGCCAATGCAAAAATCCCTTTGGAATACGAGTCGCAATGAAAGTCGAGGAAAAAGCTCGAGCGGACGTGACTGTGTCGCGCGTGGGTTTGGCCAGCTACTCGGATCTGCTCCTGGAGCGCGAGATCCTGATGCAGAAGTACATCCACCTGGTCCAGATCATGGAGACCGAGAAGGTGGCAGCCAATCAGCTACGCGCGCAACTGGAGGACCAGGGCACCGAGATTGAGAGGCTCAAGGCCGAGGTATGCCGCCTCGTAGCGTTGCGCTAATGCTAGCTGCTCATTGTTCCCAACAAAGGGACTGCTAATTGCTCAATAGTGCTAATGCTGTTTGACAAATGCTAGCCAACAGCGGTTGTGCGCCTGCTGTGTCCAGATTGTGCTGCTCAACAGGACCAAAGAGCGCCTGCAGCCCAGCCACAACCTTGTGGACGAAGAAGACCCCGACATCAAAAAGATCAAGAAGGTCAGTTGGCGGgcggcggcgcggcgcggcgcggctcgCTAAGAGACGTCACGTGGCTGTCGTGTGCAGGTTCAGAGCTTCATGCGCGGCTGGCTGTGCCGGAGGAAGTGGAAGCTGATCGTCCAGGACTACATCTGCTCGCCGCACGCCGAGAGCATGCGCAAGCGCAACCACATCGTCTTCAACATGGTGGAGGCGGAGACGGAGTACGTCAACCAGCTGGCCGTGCTGGTCAACTGCTTCCTGCGCCCGCTGCGCATGGCCGCCAGCTCCAAGAAGCCGCCCGTCAGCCACCACGACGTCAGCAGCATCTTCCTCAACAGGTGCGAGAGTTGTCCAAGAGTTGTCGGGCTCGCTCACGCGCTTCTTCTTTTGCCCAGCGAGACCATCATGTTCCTGCACCAGATCTTCCACCAGGGCCTGAATGCTCGCATGGCCAACTGGCCCACGCTGGTCCTGGGTGAGTGACGGGCCTGGTGGCGGGCCAGCGCGGGCGGGTCAGGCGgatgctctcgctcgctcgcgagcgagcgagagcatcCGCCTGACCCCGTCACGCAACTCGGGCTGTGTGTCGGGCTCGCAGCGGACCTCTTCGACATCCTCCTGCCCATGCTCAACATCTACCAGGAGTTTGTGCGCAACCACCAGTACAGCCTTCAGGTCCTGGCCAACTGCAAGCAGAACCGAGACTTCGACAAGCTGCTCAAGCAGTACGAGGCCAACGCGGCGTGCGAGGGCCGCATGCTGGAGACCTTCCTCACCTACCCCATGTTCCAGGTGGACCAGCCCAGACCGCATCTTCTCTGGTTTCCTTCAATGCTTAGCGGATGTGTCCTTAATGTAGCCGCCGCGCACGCGCTTGCAGATCCCCCGCTACATCATCACTCTTCACGAGTTGCTGGCGCACACGCCGCACGAGCACGTGGAGAGGAACAGTTTGCATTTCGCCAAGTCCAAACTGGAAGAACTCTCCAAGTACAAACGTCGACGTGGCCAGCCGGCGGTGGGCAAAAGTGACAGCGTGCGTCTGCTCTGCGCCTGTGCTCAGGATGATGCACGACGAGGTGAGCGACACGGAGAACATCCGCAAGAACCTGGCCATCGAGAGGATGATCGTGGAGGGCTGCGACATCCTGCTGGACACCAGCCAGACTTTTGTTCGACAAGGTGGGTGCAGGCGCCCGTCGCCCTGGCCGAGGCTCGAGCGGACGTCTGGTGTCCCCCGCCGGCAGGGTCGCTCATCCAGCTGCCGTCCGGGAGCGAGCGCGGCGTGCTGAGCAAAGTGCGCCTGGGCTCGCTGTCGCTGCGCAAGGAAGGCGAGCGCCAGTGCTTCCTCTTCACCAAACACTTCCTCATCTGCACCAGGACGTCTGGAGGCAAGCTGCACTTGCTCAAGGTCTGCAcattgggggggtggggggcgatGGATGCACGAGGTTGGCGCTTGAAGCCTTGGTGTCTTCTGGTTCCAGCAAGGAGGCACGCTGTCGCTGATGGAGTGCACGCTGATCGAGGACGTGGACGCCGCCGACGACGACTGTGAGCGCGCTTTGTTCTTCTCAAGCCGACCGCTTTCCCAAGCAAGCGTCCCGCCCGAGCTGCCCGCTCGCTCTTTGCAGACAACGCGGCGGGTCAGGGCTTCGGCCACTTGGAGTTCAAGCTGCTGGCGGAGCCTCCCGACGGCCAGACCTTCTCGGTGGTTCTGCTCGCCCCGTCGCGCCAGGAGAAGGCGGCCTGGACCAGCGACATCAGTCAGGTTGGCGGAAAAGCGCCCACAAAGAccgccagccccccccccccacccacacacacaccgttgGGCTCAGCCCctatctccctccctccctccctcccgtttCTTTTAGTGCATCGACAACATCCGCTGCAACGGGCTGATGACCAGCGTCTTTGAGGAGAACTCCAAAGTTTCGGTGCCGCACATGATCAAGTAAGACGAGTCTTGCGGCGAGAGGATTTCTGGAGCCGTGACCCTGACCCCATTCCACCCCCTTTAGGTCGGACGCCCGCCTGCACAAGGACGACGTGGACATCTGCTTCAGCAAGACACTGAACTCGTGTAAAGTCCCGCAGATCCGCTACGCCAGCGTGGAGCGGCTGCTGGAGCGCCTGACCGACCTGCGCTTCCTCTCCATCGACTTCCTCAACACCTTCCTGCACACCTACAGGATCTTCACCAGCGCCGCTGTGGTCATCGGCAAACTGGCGCTCATCTACCGCCAGCCCTTCACCTCCATCCCCGTCAGGTAGGGCCGCCTCTTCTCAttcccatcctcctcctcctcctcctcctcatcttcatcatctcgGCGCTCAGGATCCAGCAGCACTCGTGCGATCGTCTGTCCGTCATGTCTCTGTGTCCCGACTACACTCTGAAGATCACCCAGCTGGCTCTGGATCAGTCCAAGTAAACCAAGACCCCCCCATAGTCATTCCAtgctccgcccccccccccccccccccccccccccccatgcgcTGACAGGTTCTCTTGCGTTGTCAGGTCTCTGGAGCTGTTCTTTGCCAGCAACCAGGCCTCGTGGGGCGCAGACCCCCTGAACAACAAATCGCCGCGCCTGTGCCGCAAGTTCTcgtccccgccgccgccgcctttgtCCCTCCCGTCGCGCACGTCCTCGCCCGTCCACTCCCGCAAATTGTCTCTCAGCTCGCCCGTGGGCCCCAAAATTCTGGACCTTTCCTCCACGCCGTCGTCCTCGGCCGCCAGCTCCCCCACCTCCACGCACGGGCCGGGCCTCTTCTCCTCCTCGTCACCGCCGCCTCACGCCGGCGGGCCCTGCAGGTCACTCTTCAGCTTTTCCTCGTCGTCGCCGCCGCCCACCGTCACCAAGGCCCCGCTGGATCTCAGTCGAGGGCCGAGCTCGCCCGAGCTCAGCCCGGGCGGCGAGGATGTCGGCGAGCTGCCTCGAATCGACGCCTTCTGCGGGAAACTAAGGAGGAGCATTCGCAGAGGTGAGCCGTACAAAAGTGAGTGCGACAACGGCGTAATTGTGACGCCTCCCCCGCCAGCCGTGCTGGAGTCGGTGTCTCTGGACAAGTTTATTCCGGAATCTCCCAACACCGTCGGCGGCAACGAGTCTGGCGACGTGTCGCCGTGTCGCTCGCCGTCCACGCCGCGACACTTGCGCTACCACCGCCCGGGAGGaggtagcacacacacacaccgccgcAGCGCCGCACCTCAACTTTTTGCCACGCCGCTCATCGCCGCGTCTCGGCAGCGTCCTCGGCCGAGAACTCTCGCTGCCCCGTGTCGCCGGCGTCGGCCTTCGCcatcgccaccgccgccgccgggcACGGCGGCTCCCAAGGTGAGCGACTGGtgactttgagtgtgtgtgtgtgtgtgtgtggctttaaaaGGCCACACTCGCTGGGAAAAAAAGCGCCTCGCTGGCTTTCTTCTTGCAGCGTGGAGCGCCTCGGACAAGTCGTGCGACAAAGAGTTCATCATCCGCAGAGCCGCCACCAACCGAGTTCTCAACGTGCTGCGACACTGGGTCTCCAAACACGTGCAGGTCGGCAGGTGGCTCCAAAACCTTCTGCGCCATCCTTGACCTTCCAAAATGGAATAAATGCTCGCACCCGGCAGGACTTTGAGAGCAACGGGGAGCTGAGGGTGGGCGTGGTCAGcctcctggaggaagtgctgcggGACCCCGACCTTCTGCCTCAGGAGAGGAAAGCCGCCGGCAACATTCTCAGGTTGGCCCGCCGCTTGCACGGAaagataaagaaagaaaaaaaaaaaagaaaagccggGCTGACCCCGATGCAACTTGTTTGCCACATCAGCACCCTTGGTCAAGAAGAGCAAGACGACGCTCAGCTCAAGATTGAGGACATTCTGCAAATGGTGCTGCATTCTGAGGACATGCCTGCACACGTTTGTCACCGCATGATAACTGCAACCGTCTTTTTTTATGACCAACAGAAAAGTTCTCCTCTTCTTCACTTCATTGCGGTAAGAAAAGAATCCCAACGCTCATTCGTCGACGTTAGCACGGTCATCatctgtgtgcgcgtgtgcgtgtgcgtaggCAGAGAGTCCAAAAGCCGAGTGTTTGGAGTCCCTGTCTGCGATGGAGCTGGCCGAGCAGATCACGCTCCTGGACCACATCGTCTTCAGGAGCATTCCCTACGAGTGTGTCCAACTTTGAGAATGATTCCAAGATATTCCAAAATCATGAGAGTCCACCTGCAGGATGttgcatttattttgaaatgatgaTTAATTACCATTGATTGTGATTGCCGAGCGACTTGCGCTCGTAGTCCGTCGCCCTCTAGCGGTCAGATGGGACAATGCAGGTGTCAATGACCACGGAAGCTTCCACCAGAACAAACAATGCCTGAAATATCACCTATGGGTGTCCAAATTTGTTTGAGAAATGAAAGTATTTTCCAGTATTTTATGCTAATGAGACTATTTTGTTTGAGAAATGAAAGGTCAGTTTCCCAGTATTTGAATGATATCGATTGGTTGACGGCGGCGTTTCAGGGAGTTCCTGGGTCAGGGCTGGATGAAGGCGGACAAGACGGAGAAGACGCCCTTCATCATGAGAACCAGCCAGCACTTCAACGAGGTGAGCGGAGCTCGAGCAGAGCTCGAGCGGAGCTCAAGCGGAGCTCAAGCAGAGCTCAAgcgggccgccgccgccgctcacgTTTTGTGGCCGGCTCACGCCCAGATGAGCAACCTGGTGGCCTCGCGGATCATGACGCACGGCGACGCGGGCGCCCGGGCCGGCGCCATCGAGAAGTGGCTGGCGGTGGCCGACATCTGCCGCTGCCTGCACAACTACAACGGCGTGCTGGAGATCACCTCGGCGCTCAACCGCAGCGCCGTCTACCGCCTCAAGAAGACCTGGGCCAAAGTCTGCAAGCAGGTCCGGCCCCCCCCCCGTATGGTTCGGAACGGCGCTCAGCTCAGCGTCATTGTTTTTGAAATTATTTGTCGCCTCGCAGACCAAGGCGCTGATGGATCGACTGCAGAGGACGGTCTCGTCCGAAGGACGCTTCAAGAACCTCCGAGAGACGCTGAAAAAGTACAAACGGCCACCTGACTGAGTTGGCGCCGTGCGCGCTGGTGACACGCGTGTCACTAAAAGTGTGTTTTCAGCTGCAACCCGCCGTGCGTGCCCTACCTGGGCATGTACCTCACCGACCTGGCCTTCATCGAGGAGGCCACGCCCAACTTCACCGAGGAAGGCCTGGTCAACTTCTCCAAGATGAGGATGGTAGTCGGCGCTCGCAAGCAGCCGctgggcggtggcggcggcaaaATCGAAAGCTGCTCTTTGTCTCCCCGTCAGATCTGTCACATCATCCGAGAGATCCGGCAGTTCCAGCAGGCTCCTTACAGGATCGAGCACCAGGCCAAGGTTAGCTGGGCCTCCGGCCGGCGCCgcctttgattgacagctgtcagGCAGGCATCCTTTTGTGCTCTCGCAGGTGACTCACTTCCTGCTGGACAAGACGCAAGTGATGGATGAAGACGCACTGTACGAGTTCTCGCTGAAGATTGAGCCGCGCGTCCCGCCGGcctaagctaagctaagctaagctaagcgCCTGGCCTCCTGCCTTGTCCTTTGCAGAGGCCAGGTTAATCCCCGCTCATTTGGATCAGGTGAGGCTTCCGTGTCTCGTTGCCTAGCAACTGACGCCGCTTTTCTCCCCCCGTTGCCCGGCGTGCAGGCTGCGGCTCACACTGTGACATGACTTCCTGCGTGGAGTGATCACACTGTGACATGGCTTCCACGGGGTCACTTTGCTTCAAAAGCACTCGATGACACGGTGACATCAAAAACAATCACGCGTTATTATTTATGATGAATATTTGAATTGAACGTTAGCTCCGTGTTGTGTTTCGTTTTCTCCTCTGGAGTGTATTAGTCGAGCTTAACGCCTTTGCGCTATGTTGTCATTTGATATCTCTGTAGTTTGACGTGATGTGTCGATGAGACGAATGCTATTTATTTTTCCGTTCATATTAGCGCCTCATTTGTCTTTGTACCGGGTGTTCTTTTCCACTCAGCCTGCCACAataaaagtccttgaaaatatgTGTGAAAGTCAAAGCCAGCGAGTCACAGCGCTTGCGATTGGTTGGAATGGGGCTTGAGGGGGCGGGGCCTTGTTCCAGGCCAGCGTGGGAAGCTCATTAAAGGACACTCTTGGGCCGAAGGAACGAACgaacggcaggcaggcagccaggcaggcaggcaggcagacagacagcgaGCGTCTGCGCAGGTACTGTGACCGACCGACCTTTTGACCCTTGAAATATTGCTTGGGACTGACTTTCTTGCGTGCTTGGATTCAGTTGTCATCATTTGCATCGCACGACGCCATACCAGACTTGACCAATTTGATGGTGCTGTGGGTCTTTTTGGATTTTCGACATGCCCATCCCGTGAGCTCTTTTCATTTTCTAGTTGCCGATCTTGCGAGGTTCAGTCGTGAAAAGGCGCAAGAGTTGTTCTTGACTCCTACCTGGACGTACGTGCTGGAGGATGTACTGCAAGTTCAGCGGCcatgggagggggcggggcttaagaCCGTTAAGTCGTCGACTTAGTGTCTCTTCCGCTTTTGCCCTGGAAAAGGTCTCGTGAGCAGAATatggtggctggctggctggctggctggctggctggctggctggctggccggccccgTCAGGCCCACGTCCAGCCTGTCTTGGCAGCACCATGGTCCGTCGTCCTGTGACGGGCTAAAAATAGGAGACGCAAATATAGACGTGGGCGCGCAGGCGGCCTTCATGGACGACCTTCTGCAAAGCGCTGTCCAGGTGGCTAAGCTAACTGTCAAGCTCCTTCCGCTCGTAAGATGGTCACAGCGTGCGCCGGCCGCAGCTTCCGCTAAGCTTGTTAGAAGACAGACGCAAATCTGGTGCTAGGTCACCGACTGATGACCTTCTGAGAAGCTTCTCGTTCGTCAGACGTCTCCTCCACAAGACAAGTCGCCCGTTTTAGTTTCGGCTCCTTTTTCGAAAGATGACTTTCTACCAAGATGTActgtatccatttttttttttttttttttatggattcGTTTCCTTTGTCCCCGATGCCTCCATCCAGCTCGTGACTCCAAGCTGAGACAAAGATGGCTAACTCCTTCACGCGCTTGATGTCGGGGCGCAACACCGCCGCCCTGCTGGCCAGCTTGGGGGCGGGCACCGTGG from the Syngnathus scovelli strain Florida chromosome 13, RoL_Ssco_1.2, whole genome shotgun sequence genome contains:
- the rasgrf2a gene encoding ras-specific guanine nucleotide-releasing factor 2 isoform X4; amino-acid sequence: MFGHDGQKPLELRTEEEADCNEWVDCIQQASYSDLLLEREILMQKYIHLVQIMETEKVAANQLRAQLEDQGTEIERLKAEIVLLNRTKERLQPSHNLVDEEDPDIKKIKKVQSFMRGWLCRRKWKLIVQDYICSPHAESMRKRNHIVFNMVEAETEYVNQLAVLVNCFLRPLRMAASSKKPPVSHHDVSSIFLNSETIMFLHQIFHQGLNARMANWPTLVLADLFDILLPMLNIYQEFVRNHQYSLQVLANCKQNRDFDKLLKQYEANAACEGRMLETFLTYPMFQIPRYIITLHELLAHTPHEHVERNSLHFAKSKLEELSKMMHDEVSDTENIRKNLAIERMIVEGCDILLDTSQTFVRQGSLIQLPSGSERGVLSKVRLGSLSLRKEGERQCFLFTKHFLICTRTSGGKLHLLKQGGTLSLMECTLIEDVDAADDDYNAAGQGFGHLEFKLLAEPPDGQTFSVVLLAPSRQEKAAWTSDISQCIDNIRCNGLMTSVFEENSKVSVPHMIKSDARLHKDDVDICFSKTLNSCKVPQIRYASVERLLERLTDLRFLSIDFLNTFLHTYRIFTSAAVVIGKLALIYRQPFTSIPVRIQQHSCDRLSVMSLCPDYTLKITQLALDQSKSLELFFASNQASWGADPLNNKSPRLCRKFSSPPPPPLSLPSRTSSPVHSRKLSLSSPVGPKILDLSSTPSSSAASSPTSTHGPGLFSSSSPPPHAGGPCRSLFSFSSSSPPPTVTKAPLDLSRGPSSPELSPGGEDVGELPRIDAFCGKLRRSIRRAVLESVSLDKFIPESPNTVGGNESGDVSPCRSPSTPRHLRYHRPGGASSAENSRCPVSPASAFAIATAAAGHGGSQAWSASDKSCDKEFIIRRAATNRVLNVLRHWVSKHVQDFESNGELRVGVVSLLEEVLRDPDLLPQERKAAGNILSTLGQEEQDDAQLKIEDILQMKSSPLLHFIAAESPKAECLESLSAMELAEQITLLDHIVFRSIPYEEFLGQGWMKADKTEKTPFIMRTSQHFNEMSNLVASRIMTHGDAGARAGAIEKWLAVADICRCLHNYNGVLEITSALNRSAVYRLKKTWAKVCKQTKALMDRLQRTVSSEGRFKNLRETLKNCNPPCVPYLGMYLTDLAFIEEATPNFTEEGLVNFSKMRMICHIIREIRQFQQAPYRIEHQAKVTHFLLDKTQVMDEDALYEFSLKIEPRVPPA